One Streptomyces sp. CNQ-509 DNA window includes the following coding sequences:
- a CDS encoding DUF6777 domain-containing protein, giving the protein MPRLRSARRAPLPPRRAPRPARPTPRLSRLPRSAHLAGAAATVLVLSVTAASCALPGQGGSASAADAAAELVLQPVADRGHDPFTPSTATPDGAAPSPSRTAATPDSPPPAEPSRHQSVPGGKAGLYGGVRNVASCDVDKQIAFLGRDAGKQAAFARTLRVDEGDLPGFLRELTSVLLRSDTRLTGHGFADGEASPFQSVLQAGTAVMVDDKGVPRVRCASGSPLTAPEKLSGNDRYGGTGWRGYRPSRTVVVTPVQQALSRLVIVDVNTDLWFERPVGARPGEDRKLPQPPRDHFNPPSPSGSRSPSAEPTGSPGPTTEGPSEGPGTESGEPSTAPPLPGGIDEEEDHERVSAGESSGASAR; this is encoded by the coding sequence GTGCCCCGTCTGCGTTCCGCGCGCCGTGCACCGCTGCCGCCGCGCCGTGCCCCGCGCCCCGCGCGCCCCACGCCGCGGCTCTCGCGGCTGCCGCGCTCCGCGCACCTCGCCGGCGCCGCGGCCACCGTCCTCGTCCTCTCGGTCACCGCCGCGTCCTGCGCCCTGCCCGGGCAGGGCGGCAGCGCCTCCGCCGCCGACGCGGCGGCGGAGCTGGTGCTGCAGCCCGTCGCCGACCGCGGGCATGACCCGTTCACCCCGAGCACCGCGACGCCCGACGGCGCCGCGCCGTCGCCCTCCCGCACCGCCGCGACGCCCGACAGCCCGCCGCCGGCGGAGCCGAGCAGGCACCAGTCGGTGCCGGGCGGGAAGGCCGGGCTCTACGGCGGCGTACGGAACGTCGCGAGCTGCGACGTCGACAAGCAGATCGCCTTCCTCGGCCGCGACGCCGGCAAGCAGGCGGCGTTCGCCCGCACCCTGCGGGTCGACGAGGGGGATCTGCCGGGCTTCCTGCGCGAACTCACCTCCGTGCTGCTGCGCTCCGACACCCGCCTCACGGGCCACGGCTTCGCGGACGGCGAGGCGAGCCCGTTCCAGTCGGTGCTCCAGGCAGGCACCGCGGTGATGGTCGACGACAAGGGGGTGCCGCGGGTGCGGTGCGCGAGCGGCAGCCCGCTGACGGCGCCGGAGAAGCTGAGCGGCAACGACCGCTACGGCGGCACGGGCTGGCGCGGCTACCGGCCGTCGCGGACCGTCGTGGTCACCCCGGTGCAGCAGGCGCTGTCCAGGCTCGTCATCGTGGACGTCAACACCGACCTGTGGTTCGAGCGGCCCGTCGGCGCGCGGCCCGGCGAGGACCGGAAGCTGCCGCAGCCGCCGCGGGACCACTTCAACCCGCCGTCGCCCAGCGGCTCCCGCAGCCCCAGCGCCGAGCCCACGGGCAGTCCCGGGCCGACCACCGAGGGCCCGTCCGAGGGGCCCGGCACCGAGTCCGGGGAGCCGAGCACCGCCCCGCCGCTGCCCGGCGGCATCGACGAGGAAGAGGACCACGAGCGCGTCTCCGCGGGCGAGTCGTCGGGCGCGTCAGCCCGGTGA
- a CDS encoding class I SAM-dependent methyltransferase, whose translation MFSPEGPTLLELTVQAMSSTERGYDLLAPKFDSSPFRTPDRVLDAFAAAVEPLGPFVHGLDVCTGTGAGAGTLRRLCKERVVGVDFSAGMLAEARRAYADAADPPSMRWVRADTLALPFAPAFDLAVSFGAFGHFLPRERPALFSQVFRSLRPGGYFAFPVPAPQPVGSRGYWALWGFDTAMRVRNALWRPRFVMYYRTFRLPDVLADLERTGFTVATAALEDLGRRPDGSPRARAVFARRP comes from the coding sequence ATGTTCAGTCCCGAGGGCCCGACCCTTCTCGAGCTGACCGTGCAGGCGATGTCCTCCACGGAACGCGGCTACGACCTGCTGGCGCCGAAGTTCGACAGCTCCCCGTTCCGCACCCCCGACCGCGTGCTGGACGCGTTCGCCGCCGCCGTCGAGCCGCTGGGGCCGTTCGTGCACGGCCTCGACGTCTGCACCGGGACGGGCGCGGGCGCGGGGACGCTGCGCCGGCTGTGCAAGGAGCGGGTCGTCGGCGTCGACTTCAGCGCCGGAATGCTCGCCGAGGCGCGGCGCGCGTACGCGGACGCCGCAGACCCGCCCTCGATGCGCTGGGTGCGTGCGGACACCCTGGCGCTGCCTTTCGCGCCCGCCTTCGACCTCGCCGTGAGCTTCGGCGCCTTCGGCCACTTCCTGCCCCGCGAGCGCCCGGCGCTCTTCTCACAGGTCTTCCGGTCGCTGCGCCCCGGCGGATACTTCGCCTTCCCCGTCCCCGCGCCGCAGCCGGTCGGGTCCCGGGGGTACTGGGCGCTGTGGGGGTTCGACACCGCGATGCGGGTCAGGAACGCGCTGTGGCGCCCGCGGTTCGTCATGTACTACCGCACGTTCCGCCTGCCGGACGTGCTGGCGGACCTGGAGCGCACCGGGTTCACCGTGGCGACGGCCGCGCTGGAGGATCTGGGGCGGCGGCCTGACGGCAGTCCGCGCGCCCGTGCGGTCTTCGCGCGGCGCCCCTGA
- a CDS encoding cytochrome P450 encodes MATPFLRTRPAPWPELSRIPRPRHRLPVVGDVFGLDPGTPVQDSLRLARELGPIFRRKIFGLEIVVVSGADLVAELADESRFTKRVVLAVYNLREVGGDGLFTAHSHEPNWQLGHDILAPAFTREAMERYHPVMLAMASRLTAAWDAHAAAGTAADVSADMTKLTLETIAHTGFGYDFGSFERTEQHPFVAAMVRSLRHAQGADVPRPFSPVKNRFPGRGSADAAYLTSVVDRVVRERTARADPEAQDLLGLMLHTRHPRTGERLSPENIRHQILTFLVAGHETTSGALSFALYYLSRHPEVTARARTEVDRVWGPAGDPSYRQVSKLRYVRRVLDESLRMWPTAPAFTRAARTDTMLGGVHPMRAGAWALVLIPALHRDPAVWGEDADRFDPDRFLPERVRARPGHVFKPFGTGERACIGRQFALHEATLVLGLLLRRYELRADPGYRLDIAERLTLMPRGFTLAPVRRRPAAPRAAPGTAAEPAGSPG; translated from the coding sequence ATGGCGACGCCGTTCTTACGCACCCGTCCCGCACCCTGGCCGGAGCTGAGCCGCATCCCCCGCCCCCGCCACCGGCTGCCGGTGGTGGGCGACGTCTTCGGCCTCGACCCCGGCACGCCCGTACAGGACTCGCTGCGGCTGGCCCGGGAGCTGGGGCCGATCTTCCGGCGCAAGATCTTCGGGCTGGAGATCGTGGTGGTCTCCGGCGCGGACCTGGTCGCCGAGTTGGCGGACGAGTCGCGGTTCACCAAGCGCGTCGTGCTCGCGGTCTACAACCTGCGCGAGGTGGGCGGCGACGGCCTCTTCACCGCGCACAGCCACGAGCCCAACTGGCAGCTCGGCCACGACATCCTCGCGCCCGCCTTCACCCGCGAGGCCATGGAGCGCTACCACCCGGTGATGCTCGCGATGGCCTCCCGGCTCACCGCCGCCTGGGACGCGCACGCCGCCGCGGGCACCGCGGCCGACGTCTCCGCCGACATGACCAAGCTGACCCTGGAGACCATCGCCCACACCGGCTTCGGCTACGACTTCGGCTCCTTCGAGCGCACCGAGCAGCACCCCTTCGTCGCCGCCATGGTCCGCTCCCTGCGCCACGCCCAGGGCGCCGACGTGCCCCGGCCGTTCAGCCCGGTGAAGAACCGCTTTCCCGGCCGCGGCAGCGCCGACGCCGCGTATCTCACCTCCGTCGTCGACCGGGTCGTACGGGAGCGCACCGCGCGCGCGGACCCGGAGGCGCAGGACCTGCTCGGGCTGATGCTCCACACCCGCCATCCGCGCACCGGGGAGCGGCTGTCGCCGGAGAACATCCGGCACCAGATACTGACGTTCCTGGTCGCCGGGCACGAGACGACCTCGGGCGCGCTCTCCTTCGCGCTGTACTACCTCTCCCGTCACCCCGAGGTGACGGCCCGGGCCCGCACCGAGGTGGACCGGGTGTGGGGGCCGGCCGGGGATCCGTCGTACCGGCAGGTGAGCAAGCTGCGCTACGTGCGCCGGGTGCTGGACGAGTCGCTGCGGATGTGGCCCACGGCGCCCGCGTTCACCCGCGCCGCCCGTACGGACACGATGCTGGGCGGCGTCCACCCGATGCGGGCCGGCGCGTGGGCCCTGGTCCTGATCCCGGCCCTGCACCGCGACCCGGCGGTCTGGGGCGAGGACGCCGACCGCTTCGACCCGGACCGCTTCCTGCCTGAGCGGGTACGGGCCCGGCCCGGGCACGTCTTCAAGCCCTTCGGCACCGGCGAGCGGGCGTGCATCGGGCGGCAGTTCGCGCTGCACGAGGCGACGCTCGTACTGGGGCTGCTGCTGCGCAGGTACGAGCTGCGCGCCGACCCCGGTTACCGGCTGGACATAGCCGAGCGGCTGACGCTGATGCCGCGCGGGTTCACGCTGGCGCCGGTGCGGCGCCGGCCCGCCGCGCCCCGGGCGGCGCCGGGCACCGCGGCGGAGCCGGCGGGATCACCGGGCTGA
- the rox gene encoding rifampin monooxygenase, with product MSDVIIAGGGPTGLMLAAELRLHGVRVVVLEKEREPTKVVRALGLHARSIEVLDQRGLLEKFLALGTRYPVGGFFAGIAKPAPDRLDSAHAYVLGLLQTLTDRLLEEHAAEAGAEIRRGREVTGLSQDGDGVTVEVAGSEPLRARYLVGCDGGRSTVRKLLGVGFPGEPSRVDTLLGEMELTASPETVTAVMAEVRRTQLRFGLMPLPDGAYRVGVPAAGVAEDRSVPPAFDEFRAQLRAVAGTDFGVHSPRWLSRFGDATRLAERYRVGRVLLAGDAAHVHPPVGGQGLNLGVQDAFNLGWKLAAALAGWAPEGLLESYHAERHPVAAGVLDFTRAQMELMSTEPGPQAVRRLMADLMDFGEVHRYLIERVMAIGIRYDFGPGHELLGRRLRDMPLSEGRLYELTRAGRGLLLDRTGRLSVAGWADRVDHVVDAAAELDVPAVLLRPDGHVAWAGEDQAGLLDHLPRWFGAPAA from the coding sequence ATGAGCGACGTGATCATCGCCGGGGGCGGCCCGACCGGGCTGATGCTGGCGGCCGAACTCCGGCTGCACGGCGTGCGCGTGGTGGTGCTGGAGAAGGAGCGGGAGCCGACGAAGGTCGTGCGGGCGCTGGGGCTGCACGCGCGCAGCATCGAGGTGCTGGACCAGCGCGGCCTGCTGGAGAAGTTCCTCGCGCTGGGCACGCGCTACCCGGTCGGCGGCTTCTTCGCCGGCATCGCCAAGCCCGCGCCGGATCGCCTGGACAGCGCGCACGCGTACGTCCTCGGCCTCCTGCAGACCCTCACCGACCGGCTGCTGGAGGAGCACGCCGCCGAGGCGGGCGCCGAGATCCGCCGCGGCCGTGAGGTGACCGGGCTGAGCCAGGACGGGGACGGCGTGACCGTGGAGGTGGCCGGATCGGAACCGCTGCGCGCCCGCTACCTCGTCGGCTGCGACGGCGGCCGCAGCACGGTGCGCAAGCTTCTCGGCGTCGGCTTCCCCGGCGAGCCCAGCCGGGTCGACACCCTGCTCGGCGAGATGGAGCTGACCGCGTCGCCGGAGACGGTGACCGCCGTGATGGCAGAAGTCCGCAGGACGCAGCTCCGGTTCGGCCTCATGCCGCTGCCGGACGGGGCGTACCGCGTCGGCGTGCCGGCCGCGGGGGTGGCCGAGGACCGCTCGGTGCCGCCCGCCTTCGACGAGTTCAGGGCGCAGCTGCGCGCCGTCGCCGGCACCGACTTCGGTGTGCACTCCCCGCGCTGGCTCTCCCGCTTCGGCGACGCCACCAGACTCGCCGAGCGGTACCGGGTGGGCCGGGTGCTGCTGGCCGGTGACGCGGCGCACGTCCACCCGCCGGTGGGCGGGCAGGGGCTGAACCTCGGCGTTCAGGACGCGTTCAACCTCGGCTGGAAGCTCGCCGCGGCGCTCGCCGGCTGGGCCCCTGAAGGGCTGCTGGAGAGCTATCACGCCGAGCGCCACCCGGTGGCCGCCGGGGTACTGGACTTCACCCGGGCGCAGATGGAGCTGATGTCCACCGAGCCGGGGCCGCAGGCCGTGCGCCGGCTGATGGCCGATCTCATGGACTTCGGGGAGGTCCACCGGTATCTGATCGAGAGGGTCATGGCGATCGGCATCCGCTACGACTTCGGCCCGGGCCACGAACTGCTGGGCCGCCGGCTACGGGACATGCCGCTGAGCGAGGGCCGGCTGTACGAGCTGACGCGCGCCGGCCGCGGCCTCCTGCTCGACCGGACCGGCCGTCTCTCCGTCGCGGGATGGGCGGACCGCGTGGACCACGTCGTCGACGCCGCAGCGGAACTGGACGTCCCCGCCGTGCTGCTCCGCCCCGACGGACACGTCGCCTGGGCCGGTGAGGACCAGGCCGGCCTCCTCGACCACCTGCCGCGGTGGTTCGGCGCGCCCGCCGCCTGA
- a CDS encoding sulfatase-like hydrolase/transferase — protein sequence MTTRRQFLAAAAGGVGGAALTPAPLAAAPGSPRGDRPNIVLIVADDLGYGELGSYGQRLIRTPHLDRLADEGLRFTAAYASAPVCAPSRASLLTGLHSGRARVRENPMRGIQPSIGDADTTVAELLQARGYRTACIGKWGFGPEEPDQHSHPNYRGFEEFYGYLTHRHAHYYFPQYLWHNSRRVPLAGNGEGGRGTYAPEQFSRRALQFIRSHAEEPFFLYLSPNVPHAPSTVPDTGEYSDTDWKPEDKGHAAQVANFDRMVGQVIEELYARRIAEDTVVIVTSDNGRHEEGGVTPALFQREQGLRGYKRNLYEGGIRVPFIAWSPYRIRRGVVNRPTPHIDLLPTLAELGGAPAPRDVDGLSLAPLLTGTGPAPRHEFLYWYRNERASTPLARAADHDRIGRISEAVRAGDWKAVRFAPGKDRRAPADRWQVELYNLADDPAESVDRVADRPDIAARLVQVMRREWRDTYDREPFGVRIAAPPYAEPGRVLTVTATLHNGSGSPWTEPRVQLQVPEGWKVRAATRRPRGRLAPGAEVVTRWRVTPPKGAPAGRWELRARAAARCAGAPLTYRTRQALLTPPAKGGYFGDLPWLT from the coding sequence TTGACCACCCGACGGCAGTTCCTCGCGGCCGCGGCCGGGGGCGTCGGCGGCGCGGCCCTGACCCCCGCCCCGCTCGCCGCCGCGCCGGGCAGCCCGCGCGGCGACCGCCCCAACATCGTGCTGATCGTCGCCGACGACCTCGGCTACGGCGAGCTGGGCTCGTACGGTCAGCGGCTCATCCGCACCCCCCACCTGGACCGGCTCGCGGACGAGGGACTGCGGTTCACCGCCGCGTACGCCTCCGCGCCGGTCTGCGCGCCGTCGCGCGCCTCGCTGCTGACCGGCCTGCACAGCGGCCGGGCCCGGGTGAGGGAGAACCCGATGCGCGGCATCCAGCCCTCCATCGGCGACGCCGACACCACGGTCGCCGAGCTGCTGCAGGCCCGCGGCTACCGCACGGCGTGCATCGGGAAGTGGGGCTTCGGCCCCGAGGAGCCGGACCAGCACAGCCACCCCAACTACCGGGGCTTCGAGGAGTTCTACGGCTATCTGACGCACCGGCACGCGCACTACTACTTCCCGCAGTACCTCTGGCACAACAGCCGCCGCGTCCCGCTCGCGGGCAACGGGGAGGGCGGGCGCGGGACGTACGCGCCCGAGCAGTTCTCCCGGCGCGCCCTGCAGTTCATCCGCAGCCACGCCGAGGAGCCGTTCTTCCTCTACCTCTCCCCCAACGTGCCGCACGCCCCGAGCACCGTGCCGGACACCGGCGAGTACAGCGACACGGACTGGAAGCCGGAGGACAAGGGGCACGCCGCGCAGGTCGCCAACTTCGACCGGATGGTCGGCCAGGTGATCGAGGAGCTGTACGCGCGCCGCATCGCCGAGGACACCGTGGTGATCGTCACCAGCGACAACGGCCGGCACGAGGAGGGCGGCGTGACGCCGGCGCTCTTCCAGCGCGAGCAGGGGCTGCGCGGCTACAAGCGGAATCTGTACGAGGGCGGCATCCGGGTGCCGTTCATCGCCTGGTCCCCGTACCGCATCCGGCGGGGCGTCGTGAACCGGCCGACGCCCCACATAGACCTGCTGCCCACCCTCGCCGAGCTGGGCGGCGCCCCCGCGCCCCGGGACGTCGACGGGCTCTCCCTCGCCCCGCTGCTCACCGGCACCGGGCCCGCGCCCCGGCACGAGTTCCTGTACTGGTACCGCAACGAGCGGGCCTCCACGCCCCTGGCCCGCGCCGCCGACCACGACCGGATCGGCCGGATCTCCGAGGCGGTGCGCGCCGGCGACTGGAAGGCGGTGCGCTTCGCACCCGGCAAGGACCGCAGGGCCCCGGCCGACCGCTGGCAGGTGGAGCTGTACAACCTGGCGGACGATCCCGCCGAGTCCGTCGACCGGGTCGCGGACCGGCCGGACATCGCCGCCCGGCTGGTGCAGGTCATGCGGCGGGAGTGGCGCGACACGTACGACCGCGAGCCCTTCGGCGTACGCATCGCCGCCCCGCCCTACGCCGAGCCCGGCCGGGTGCTGACCGTCACCGCCACCCTGCACAACGGGTCCGGCAGCCCGTGGACCGAGCCGCGGGTGCAGTTGCAGGTCCCGGAGGGCTGGAAGGTGCGCGCCGCGACCCGCAGGCCGCGCGGCCGGCTCGCGCCGGGCGCCGAGGTGGTCACCCGCTGGCGGGTGACGCCGCCGAAGGGCGCCCCCGCGGGCCGCTGGGAGCTGCGCGCGCGGGCCGCCGCGCGGTGCGCGGGCGCGCCGCTGACGTACCGCACGCGGCAGGCGCTGCTCACCCCGCCGGCGAAGGGCGGCTACTTCGGCGACCTGCCCTGGCTGACCTGA
- a CDS encoding nitroreductase family protein, with product MAARALDATGAAELVHAATAAPSMHNAQPWHFRCHLGHRTVEMRADMERAMPAADPERRSLHVGCGAALCNLRAAAAAAGWRTRTELLPAEHEPLLLASVRLTGAEPGEETDAALAALAEQIPRRHSSRWPFAERPVPPADLADLVEAARTEGAKLVFPDAWHAASLLELVQDAEVRDAETPDRAEELARWTHPWPDTADEGVPGYAYGPRRRGGTAPMRDFAGRTEPPGRTSAPFESVPNIALLGTAHDSPAEWLRAGQALERVLLTATRAGLAVSLTSEALEWSDLRALVRDPLTDVGQVQMVLRIGYGPRGPTTPRRPLSEVMEVI from the coding sequence ATGGCCGCGCGAGCACTGGACGCCACCGGGGCCGCGGAACTCGTACACGCCGCGACCGCCGCGCCCTCCATGCACAACGCACAGCCGTGGCATTTCCGCTGCCACCTCGGCCACCGCACCGTCGAGATGCGCGCCGACATGGAGCGCGCCATGCCCGCCGCCGACCCCGAGCGGCGCTCCCTCCACGTCGGCTGCGGCGCGGCCCTGTGCAACCTGCGGGCCGCCGCGGCCGCCGCCGGCTGGCGGACCAGGACCGAGCTGCTCCCGGCCGAGCACGAGCCGCTGCTGCTCGCCTCCGTCCGGCTCACCGGCGCGGAGCCCGGCGAGGAGACCGACGCGGCGCTCGCCGCACTGGCCGAGCAGATCCCCCGCCGGCACTCCAGCCGCTGGCCGTTCGCGGAGAGGCCCGTACCGCCCGCCGATCTGGCTGACCTCGTCGAGGCGGCGCGTACCGAGGGCGCGAAGCTGGTGTTCCCCGACGCCTGGCATGCGGCGTCCCTGCTGGAGCTGGTGCAGGACGCCGAGGTACGCGACGCCGAGACGCCCGACCGTGCCGAGGAGCTGGCCCGCTGGACGCACCCGTGGCCGGACACCGCGGACGAGGGCGTCCCCGGCTACGCGTACGGCCCCCGGCGCCGGGGCGGCACCGCCCCGATGCGCGACTTCGCCGGCCGCACCGAGCCGCCCGGCCGGACCAGCGCCCCCTTCGAGAGCGTGCCGAACATCGCCCTGCTCGGCACCGCGCACGACAGCCCGGCCGAGTGGCTGCGTGCGGGCCAGGCGCTGGAGCGGGTGCTGCTGACGGCCACCCGCGCCGGGCTCGCGGTCTCGCTGACGAGTGAGGCGCTGGAGTGGTCCGACCTGCGCGCGCTCGTCCGTGACCCGCTGACCGACGTCGGCCAGGTCCAGATGGTGCTGCGCATCGGCTACGGGCCCCGCGGCCCGACGACGCCGCGCCGCCCGCTCTCGGAGGTCATGGAGGTCATCTGA
- a CDS encoding TetR/AcrR family transcriptional regulator has protein sequence MARSGARGTQTGRPRTRMGTEERRRQLLRIGAELFAERPFDDVWIEAVAERAGVSRGLLYHYFPTKRQFYAAVIRHEGEHLLRMTEPDPDTPVGRQVQQGLEAYLRYAEEHARGLRAFHRASATGDREIHEIHEQLLAEQERRIVAVLDAQAAAGLIDGPAPAALRLAVHGWLAFVTAAVLDWLERGEPSRAEVREVCTRALLGALEGARGD, from the coding sequence ATGGCTCGTTCCGGCGCTCGGGGTACGCAGACGGGGCGCCCGCGCACCCGCATGGGCACCGAGGAGCGGCGCCGGCAGTTGCTGCGGATCGGCGCCGAACTCTTCGCCGAGCGGCCCTTCGACGACGTCTGGATCGAGGCGGTCGCTGAGCGCGCCGGCGTCTCGCGCGGGCTGCTCTACCACTACTTCCCGACCAAGCGGCAGTTCTACGCGGCCGTCATCCGGCACGAGGGCGAGCACCTGCTGCGCATGACCGAGCCGGACCCGGACACCCCCGTCGGCCGGCAGGTGCAGCAGGGGCTGGAGGCGTACCTGCGCTACGCCGAGGAGCACGCGCGCGGCCTGCGCGCCTTCCACCGCGCCTCGGCCACCGGGGACCGGGAGATCCACGAGATCCACGAGCAGCTCCTCGCCGAGCAGGAGCGCCGGATCGTCGCGGTGCTCGACGCCCAGGCCGCCGCCGGGCTGATCGACGGGCCCGCCCCCGCGGCGCTGCGGCTGGCGGTGCACGGCTGGCTGGCGTTCGTCACGGCGGCGGTCCTGGACTGGCTGGAGCGCGGGGAGCCGTCGCGGGCGGAGGTCCGGGAGGTGTGCACCCGGGCGCTGCTCGGGGCGCTGGAGGGAGCGCGGGGGGACTGA
- a CDS encoding DUF1992 domain-containing protein, which yields MTERKPPGVSFESWIDRQIREAAERGEFDDLPGKGKPLADLDRPYDELWWVKAKMAREQLSALPPSLAVRKEAEAALAAVTRARSEREVREIVAEVNEKIRAAHRAPAVGPPLRLAPLDADTLVREWREGREGRK from the coding sequence ATGACCGAACGCAAGCCCCCGGGTGTGAGCTTCGAGTCCTGGATCGACCGGCAGATCCGGGAGGCGGCCGAGCGCGGCGAGTTCGACGACCTCCCGGGCAAGGGCAAGCCGCTCGCGGATCTCGACCGGCCGTACGACGAGCTGTGGTGGGTCAAGGCGAAGATGGCGCGCGAGCAGTTGTCCGCGCTGCCGCCCTCCCTCGCCGTCCGCAAGGAGGCCGAGGCCGCGCTCGCCGCCGTGACCAGGGCGCGGAGCGAGCGGGAGGTGCGCGAAATCGTCGCGGAGGTCAACGAGAAGATCCGCGCGGCGCACCGCGCGCCCGCCGTCGGCCCGCCGCTGAGGCTCGCCCCGCTGGACGCCGACACGCTGGTACGCGAGTGGCGTGAGGGGCGCGAGGGACGCAAGTAG
- a CDS encoding helix-turn-helix transcriptional regulator, whose product MSETNSLPAPSRGGPTVRRIILGNNLRRLREQRGITFQAAARTIGASQPKLSRLELGRGGCKEHDIAALLTLYGVEDEAEREHYLALARGANTTGWWHQYSDVTPAWMETFLGLEEAASLIRSYQAQRIPGLLQTADYARAFAQVAYPNADEAAIERHVDLRLRRQQILGHADRPARYWVVLDEAALRRPLGGRTVMRAQIKHLLGILGLSNITVQVARLATGRFAAVVSPLTILRFAEPDLPDVAYIEQLTSALYLDKRNDVERYLLTMDGLCAAAEKQESSQEMLEQLLAEY is encoded by the coding sequence ATGTCGGAGACGAACTCTCTGCCGGCCCCGTCCCGAGGCGGCCCCACCGTCCGCCGCATCATCCTCGGCAACAACCTGCGACGGCTGCGCGAGCAGCGCGGCATCACCTTCCAGGCCGCGGCGCGCACCATCGGCGCCTCGCAGCCCAAGCTGAGCCGGCTGGAGCTGGGCCGGGGCGGCTGCAAGGAACACGACATCGCCGCCCTGCTGACGCTCTACGGGGTGGAGGACGAGGCCGAGCGCGAGCACTACCTCGCGCTGGCCCGCGGGGCCAACACCACCGGCTGGTGGCACCAGTACAGCGACGTGACGCCCGCCTGGATGGAGACGTTCCTCGGCCTTGAGGAAGCCGCCTCGCTGATCCGCTCCTACCAGGCCCAGCGGATCCCGGGCCTGCTGCAGACCGCCGACTACGCGCGGGCGTTCGCCCAGGTCGCGTACCCGAACGCGGACGAGGCGGCCATAGAGCGCCACGTCGACCTGCGGCTGCGCAGGCAGCAGATCCTGGGCCACGCCGACCGGCCGGCGCGCTACTGGGTGGTCCTCGACGAGGCAGCGCTGCGCCGCCCGCTCGGGGGGCGCACGGTGATGCGCGCGCAGATCAAGCACCTGCTGGGGATCCTGGGGCTGTCGAACATCACGGTCCAGGTCGCCCGCCTCGCCACCGGCCGCTTCGCGGCCGTGGTCAGCCCGCTGACGATCCTGCGCTTCGCGGAGCCGGACCTGCCGGACGTGGCGTACATCGAGCAACTGACCAGCGCCCTCTACCTCGACAAGCGCAACGATGTCGAGCGGTACCTGCTGACGATGGACGGGCTCTGCGCGGCGGCGGAGAAGCAGGAGTCGAGCCAGGAGATGCTGGAGCAGTTGCTCGCCGAGTACTGA